The Synechococcus sp. HK05 DNA segment CCCCTGGCTGGGCTGGGGTTCTGCTGCATTCAGCGTGATCTATCCCCTGCGCACCGGCCGCTGGCATGGCCACCCCCACAACATCGCCTTCGATCTGGCGGTGAGCTTTGGCTTACCCGTGGCGCTCCTGGTGGTGGGGCTTGTGCTGTGGCTGCTGATTCGCGCACTGCGCCTGGGGATGGCCACCGGGCCTGTGTTCGAACGGGCCTGGTGGGCCTCAGCTCTGGTGGTGGCGGTGCTGCACGCCAGTGATATCCCGATGTACGACAGCCGCCTCAACATCGCCGGCTGGATCCTGCTGGCGGGGCTGCGCTGCTGGGCCTTCAGGCCAGTGCTTCCTGCTGGTGCTTGAGCAGGGTGGCCTTCGGCAGAGGACCCTCCAGGTGCTCCCAGGGCAACACCCGATCAGCGCTCCAGCTGGCCTGGATCACCTCCTCCCAGGGCGGTGGCAGGGGATTGCCTTCGAAGACCGCATCGCCCTCGCGCACGGCGCGGTAAGCCTGTTTCCAGCCCCCCAGGCTTTCGTGGCGACCGCGTGCCGCGGCGATCACCGGAGCCAGGCGCCGGTCGCTGCGTGAGAGCAGCGCCTGGATCACGCTCCAGCCATAGCTCTCCGGCCGCAGTTCGATTCCCTTGGGCTTGAGGCGTTTGGCCAGCAGCTTCAGCCGTTTTTCTGCCTCCGGCCGCACGCCCTGCCACTGGAAGGGCGTGTGGGCCTTGGGCACGAAGGTGCTCACCCCCAGGCTGAGCCGCAACCCGGGTGTGGCTTTCTTCAGGGCCAGCAGCAGTTCGGCGGTGGCTTCCACATCGGTGTCGTCTTCCGTGGGGAGGCCCACCATCCCGTAGAGCTTCAGGCCCGTGAGTCCGCCTTCTTTGGCGTAGCGAGCCGCGGCGTGGATCTCCTCGGTGGCGAGCTTTTTGTTCACCACCTGGCGCATCCGTTCACTGCCGCTTTCGATGGCGATGGTGAGGGATTTGCTGCCGCGCTTGGCCAGGATCCGGCCCAGCTCCGGAGTCACCGTGGCGGCCCGAACCGAGCTCACACTCACCCGGGTGCCCTCGAAGCGATCGCCATCGAGCCACGTGAGCAGGTCGCCGAACTGGGGGTGTTGGGTCACGGAGGCGCCCAGCAGCCCCAGGCGCTGGGTGGCGGTGAGGCCTTTCTCCACAGCGGGGATCAAACCGTCGTCGAGGCTGGGCGTGCGGAAGGGCAGGGTGAGATAGCTCGCCAGGCAGAAGCGGCAGAGCTCCGGGCAGCTGCGCACCACCTCCACCATGTGGATGGAGGGCCAGGCTGCCTCCGGCGTGATCACCGTGGAGTGGCTGAGGGTGTTGCCGCGCCAGGTTTGTTTGGCCACGGTGGCGGGAATGCCCGGCTCGATGGGCTCCACGGCCAGCAGCGCCCCGTCTGGGCCGTAGCGCGGCGCGTAGAGCGCAGGCACATACACACCCGGCACCTGGGCCAGCTGCCGCAACCGCTCGGGCCGCGGCGCGCTGCGGCAGGCCTGCAGGGCGTCAATGAAGGCGGGCAAGAGCTGTTCGCCGTCGCCCAGAAGCACCACATCAAAGAAGGGGGCAAGAGGCTCGGGGTTGGCGGTGAGCACCGGCCCGCCCCCGAACACGATTGGATCGTTGTCGCTCCGTTCAGCGGCCCAGAGGGGGATGCGCTGCTGCTCGAGCAGATCCAGCAGCACGGGGCCATCCAGCTCCCAGCTCAGCGAGAGGCCGAACAGGTCGCAGTGGCGGTGCGGTGCATCCCCCTGATCGGTGAACAGCCGGCGCACATCCACGTCGCTGCGTTGGGCCAACGTGGCCCACACCACCTGATATCCAAGGCTGGTGATCCCTACCGTGTAGGTGCTTGGGAAGGCCAACACCGCCCGCAGCGCTCCGGCGGCTGGGGCGGCGGGTTCAAACAGCAGGGTTTCCTGGTTCAGGCGAGATGGAGGCGCAGAGCATCATTCTGCGGTCCCACTGCTGCTGGCCTCAGCCGTAGAGCCCTTGGCCGTTGCCTTGGCCTCGATTGCGGGCGGCGTTGGTTTGCTGGGCTGTGCTGATGGCAAAGCCGTACTCCTGATTGGTGTTGGCGCGATTGCCGATCAGGGTGTTGTTGATGCCACCATTAAAAACAACACCACTTCCGGTGTTGTTTCTGAGACGGTTGTTAAACAGCTTGGCGTTGACAGGATTGCTCAGGCTGATGCCACTGCCGTTGTTGCCGCTGATCCGGTTGCCGTTCGTTTTGTTCTCGGCCTGGCCGATGCTGATCTTGCGGGTGCCGGGACCAACGTTGATGCCACCTTGCTTGTTGCCGAATTCCCTGATGCCCACGCTCGCGAGACCGACATAGGTCTCGTCGATGGTGATGTTGCGGGCCCTGCCGTCGAGGGCAATGCCGTAGCCGTCGTTATTGGAGATTGTGTTTTGAGGAATGACGGAGCGTCGGTTGCCGGCGATCAGGATGTTGCTGGCGTTGCCATCCACGCGGATGCCGTCTTGGTTGTTGCCCCAGGAGATGGTTTGGTCGCCTTCGCTGTAGATGGCTTCGGTGCCATAGGTGTTGAGACCGATGATGTTGGGGTCCACCCAGATGTCGCGAGCATTGCCCGTGATGTGCAGGCCGTGGCGCGCGTTGCTCGCCATCACATTTGTGCGAACTTGGTTTTTGCCGCCATCGCTGCTGATGCGGATGCCACTTTGTTGATTCGGTGCAATGCCTCCGAAGGCGGTCAGGCCCGCAAAGGTGTTGAAGGTGATGAAGTTGCGCACGTGGTCGGTCACGTTGATGCCGTTGCCCTCGTTGCCGGCGTTCACGTTGCCCAGAGGAATCACGCCGCCATATTGAATGTTTCTTGAGGTGCCCTCAATCAGAGCGCCGTCGCCTCGGTTGGCAACGATCGTGGCGTTGTCGGCACCCAGGCCGAAGAAGTTGGCGTGGATGGTGATGGCATGGCTGTTGCGTACGCGGAGGCCGTTGCCGCTGTTGCCGCTGACAACGTTGTAGTAGATGAATGGGCTCTGGTTGCGAGTCGTGCCGATCAGGCCGTTGTGGTTCGCCTTGATGATGGCGACACCATCACCGCCATTGCCCAAGGCGCTGGTCCCTTCGGCGTTGGTGCCGATGAAGTTGCCCAGCAGGCGATTGTTGCGAGAGCCATCGCTGATCAGTACGCCGTTCAGCGTGTTGCCCGAGATCAGGTTGCCTTGGCCCGGCCGCTGAAACTCCCCCTGGGTGGGATCGTTGCCGTCATGGGCGGCGCCCCCAATGCGGTTGTGATCGGCTCGGTTCCAAAGCCTGATCCCATGGCCACCATTGCCCAAGTCCGCGCTGCCATCGGCTGAGGTGCCGATGCGGTTATTGGCAATGCGGTTGCGATCACCTCCCTCAATGTTGATGCCGCTGCCGCCATTGGCGCTGATCACATTCGAACGTTGCTGATCCAGTGGAACGCCCGTTAAGGGGTCCAGGGTGCCGATCAGGTTGTTGCTGGAGCGGCTGGTGATCGTGATCCCGTGGCCTTGGTTGCTCTGTGCTGTTGTGCCATCCAGGGCCACTCCGATCAGATTGTTCTGGATCCTGATGTTTGAAGCATCGAGCACGATCCCATCGCCGCTGGCGTTGCCCAATGCAAACCCGTTCAGGCTGGAACCCGCTGCCGTCTTGCCCTTGAAGATCAGGCCCTGGTGTCCGTTGCAGTCGAGCGCGATTGCGGCGAGTCCCGATTCCGACAGCAGGCCGTTGATGGCCACAGCATCGCGGATGATCTCCAGGTCGCTGCTGAGGCTGATCGTGCCTCCGCTGAGGCTGCTGTCGACCAAAATCTGGTCGAACCCGGATCGTTGATTGGCCTCGCCAATGGCCCAGCGCAAGCTGCCGGCGCCGGAGTCATTGAGGTTGCTGACCGTGAAATCCATGCCAAGCAAACGGGCTCACCCCGGCATCATGCTCAGGACAGCTTGGGTTTAGGCAGAAGGCGTTGCATCGTTCATCGAAGGCTGTTCATCAGCTTCAGCTGGCGTTTGTAGATCGATTGCTCGTGCAAGATGCTGGCCATCACGGTGCTGGCCACCGCGCACACCAGCAGCGGCTTGAGGATCAAGAGGTTTTTGGTGAGGGCGAACACCAGGAACACCGCTGTGATCGGTGAGCGGGCGCAGGCGGCGATGAAGGCCGCCATGCCGGCGAACACGAAGGTGCTCGGTGCGTGACCGGTGGTCACTTCCGCCCAGCCGGCGGCTACCAGGCCAATGGAGCCCCCCAGGGTGAGCATCGGTGCGAACAGTCCCCCCGGAGCCCCTGTGGCGGCCGCCAGGCCAGTGCCAAAGAACAGGAGCAAAAAGATGCCGATCGCTCGATCCACTTCCACGTGGCCATCGGCAATCACGTGTTGCAGCGCTGCGGTGTTGCGGAATTCGGCCGGTAAGGCGGCGTACACAAGGCCGATCACCAGGCCGCCAACCATCATCCGCAGTACCAATCGATCCGGGAGCCAGCGCACCCCCAGGCGCTGCATCCCCACCACGTAACGGCTGTAGAGCTCAGCCAGCAGCGCCACGGCGGCTCCCAGCACCACCAGATACACCAGATCACGGGGCATAAAGCTGAGGTGGGGGCTGTATTCGCTCACCAGCTGAAAGCCGCCGTTGCCGATGCCCGCTGCTTTGCTACCCATGCCCGCCAGGCCCATCAGATCAGCCCAGAAGCTCCCCAGGAACGCGGTGCTGAACACCAACAGCAGGAGCACCGGGCCCGCTTGGCGCAGCAGTTCTTCGATCGCGTAGAAGAAGCCGCCCAAGGGCGCGTTGAACACCGCCGCGATGCCGGCACCGCCGCCGGCCGCCACGATCACGCGCATCAGCGATGGCGGGGCCTTGAACCAGCGCGCCATCTGCCAGCCCACCGAACTGCCCATCTGCACCGAAGGGCCCTCTGGCCCGAGCGGGAAGCCGCTGCCGATGGCCACGATGCCGGCCACCAGTTTCACCACGGCCACCCGCAGCTGCATCGGCACCCGCTGACGCGCCAGGAAGCGCATCACGTGAGGGATGCCGGAGCCGGCGGCAGCCGGTGCCAACTGTTGCACCATCAACCCGGACAGGGCGCCGCCTGTGGCCCCGAGCAGGGGCAGCACCAGCCAGGGGCTCGCCAACTCCAGCAGGCGTAGTCGCCAGCTGCCGAGCCAGCCCACCCCGGTTTTGAACAGCAAACCGGTGACGGCTGCCCCGAGCGAGGTGACCAGCAAGGTGATCACCACCGCTGGCCAGCGCTGCTCAATCAGCCGCTCCAGATTTCGGCTCGCTCTCCAGCTTTGAGGATGCAGCGAGACCCGTTCACCAATCAACGCAGGCTCACACTTCTGCCAACACTTTGGCTTCTTGCTCGGCACTCACGACGCGGCCGCTGTCTTCGAAGCCCTCGATCTGATCGAAGTTGAGGTAGCGGTAGAGCTCGGCCCCACGGGGATCGATTTTGGCGGCGGCGATCGCCAGATATTGATCCTTGGTGGGGATCCGGCCCAGCTGGGCGCACACCGCCGCCAGTTCGGCACTGCCCAGATACACCTGCGCGCCGTTGCCGAGGCGGTTGTTGAAGTTGCGGGTGCTGGTGGAGAACACGGTGGTGTTGTCCTCAACACGGGCCTGGTTGCCCATGCAGAGCGAGCAGCCCGGCATCTCCATGCGCGAGCCGGCCTTCTCGAAGATGGCGTAGTAACCCTCCTGCTTGAGCATCTCTTCATCCATGCGGGTTGGGGGGCACACCCAGAGGCGGGCGGTGTTTTCGCCCTGCCCTTCCAGCACCGTGGCGGCGGCGCGGTAGTGGCCGATGTTGGTCATGCAGGAGCCGATGAACACCTCATCGATCTGGTCGCCCGCTACCTCCGAGAGCGTTTTCACGTTGTCGGGGTCGTTGGGGCAGGCCAGGATCGGTTCGCTGATCTCATCGAGGTTGATCTCGATCACGGCGGCGTAGTCGGCATCGGCATCGGCCTCCATCAACACCGGGTTGGCGAGCCATTCCTCCATTGCCTTGATGCGGCGGGCCAGGGTGCGCTCATCGCTGTAGCCGCGGGCAATCATGTTCTTAAGCAGCGCCACATTGCTGCGCAGGTATTCGCTCACGGTTTCCACCGAGAGCTTGATGGTGCTGCCGGCGCAGGAGCGCTCGGCGGTGGCATCGGTGAGCTCGAAGGCTTGCTCCAGCTTCAGATCGGGAAGGCCTTCGATCTCCATGATCCGGCCGCTGAAGATGTTTTTCTTGCCGGCCTTCTCCACGGTGAGCAGCCCCTGTTGGATCGCCACATAGGGGATGGCGTTCACCACATCGCGCAGGGTCACGCCCGGCTGCAGCGAGCCGGAGAACTTCACCAGCACCGATTCGGGCATATCCAGCGGCATGGCGCCGATGGCGGCGGCGAAGGCCACCAGGCCCGAGCCGGCCGGGAAGGAAATGCCGAGGGGGAAGCGGGTGTGGCTATCGCCGCCGGTGCCCACGGTGTCGGGCAGGAGCATGCGGTTGAGCCAGCTGTGGATGATGCCGTCGCCGGGGCGCAGGGCCACACCACCGCGGGAGCTGATGAAGTCGGGCAGCTCCGCGTGGGTTTTGAGGTCCACCGGCTTGGGATAGGCGGCGGTGTGGCAGAAGCTCTGCATCACCAGATCGGCGCTAAAGCCCAGGCAGGCCAGCTCCTTCATCTCATCGCGGGTCATCGGCCCGGTGGTGTCTTGAGAGCCCACGGTGGTCATCAGCGGCTCGCAGCTGGTGCCTGGGCGCACGCCCGGCAGGCCGCAGGCCTTACCCACCATCTTTTGGGCGAGGGTGAAGCCCTTGCCGCTGTCGGCCGGAGCGGCCGGACGGATGAACAGATCGCTGGCGGCCAGACCCAGCTGGGCGCGCACCTTGTCGGTGAGGGCGCGGCCGATCATCAGGGGGATGCGGCCACCGGCGCGCACCTCATCGGTGATCGTGCTGGGCTTGAGCTCGAAGCGGGCCACGATCTCCCCGGCGTTCGGCTCGCCGGCGGCGCGCTCGATCGTGCCGGCGTAGGGGCGGATTGTGATCACGTCGCCCGAGTTGAGGGCGGTCACATCGCATTCGATCGGCAGGGCGCCGGAGTCTTCCGCGGTGTTGAAGAAGATCGGGGCGATCTTGCCGCCGAGCACCACGCCGCCGCTGCGCTTGTTGGGCACGTGGGGAATGTCGGTGCCGGTGTGCCAGAGCACCGAGTTGATCGCGGATTTGCGGGAGCTGCCGGTGCCCACCACATCACCCACATAGGCCACGGGGTGGCCCTTCTGCTTGAGCTGGCTGATCAGCTCGAGGCCGCCGGGCATGCGGGTTTCCAGCATCGCCGTGGCGTGCAGGGGAATATCCGGGCGGGTGGTGGCGTGGGTGGCCGGCGACAGATCGTCGGTGTTGGTCTCCCCTTCCACCTTGAACACCGTCACGGTGATCTCCGCCGGCAGTTCGGGTTTGGCGGTGAACCACTCGGCGGCGGCCCAGCTGTCGATCACGCGCTTGGCGTAGGGGTTGCTCGCCGCCAGCTCGAGCACATCGTTGTAGGCGTCGTAAACGAGCAGGGTGCGGCTCAGGCCGGTGGCGGCCGCTTCAGCGATGGCGGCATCGGCGCTGGAGAGCAGCTCGATCAGCGCGCCCACGTTGTAGCCGCCGATCATCGTGGCCAGCAGGTTCACGGCTTCCACCGGGCTCAGCAGCGGGCTGCTGGCCTTGCCTTGGGCCACGGCGCTCAGCCAGCCGGCCTTCACATAGGCGGCCTCATCCACGCCGGGGGGGATGCGTTCGGAGAGCAGGTGCAGCAGGAAGGCTTCTTCGCCGGCGGGCGGGGCCTGCAGCAGCTCGGTGAGGTCTTGCGCCTGGGCGGCCGTGAGCGGCAGGGCCGGGATCCCCAGAGCTTCACGTTCCGCAGCGGCGGCGCGGTAGTCGGACAGGAAGCTGCTGGCAACCATCGGCGTAAGGGGCCCCTGCGGACCTGACGAACTGTGACGTGACACCCATTGTTCTTTGCCGCCCTGCCCGCATCTGGTGGCAACGGCTGCAATCGGGCTTTTAGGCTTCCCTATCCCCCTGCCCCTGCGCGGCTGCCGGCATGATCTCCACCTCTGATCTCCACGTGGTGGAAACCAGGCCCCTGGTGGCGCCGGCGCTGCTGCACCGTGAGCTGCCCCTGGGTGATGGGGCGGCCGCCACGGTGCGCGAGGCGCGCGAGCGGATCAAGGCGATCCTGCGGGGCGATGACCAGCGCCTGCTGGTGATCGTGGGCCCCTGCTCCGTGCACGACGTGGGCGCCGCCAAGGACTACGCGGCCGCGATCGCCGAGGAGCACAAGCGGCACCGTGATCAGCTCGAGGTGGTGATGCGGGTGTATTTCGAGAAGCCCCGCACCACTGTGGGCTGGAAGGGCCTGATCAACGACCCCCACCTCGACGGCAGCTACGACATCAACACCGGCCTCAAGCTGGCTCGCGGCCTGCTG contains these protein-coding regions:
- a CDS encoding radical SAM protein, with translation MLAFPSTYTVGITSLGYQVVWATLAQRSDVDVRRLFTDQGDAPHRHCDLFGLSLSWELDGPVLLDLLEQQRIPLWAAERSDNDPIVFGGGPVLTANPEPLAPFFDVVLLGDGEQLLPAFIDALQACRSAPRPERLRQLAQVPGVYVPALYAPRYGPDGALLAVEPIEPGIPATVAKQTWRGNTLSHSTVITPEAAWPSIHMVEVVRSCPELCRFCLASYLTLPFRTPSLDDGLIPAVEKGLTATQRLGLLGASVTQHPQFGDLLTWLDGDRFEGTRVSVSSVRAATVTPELGRILAKRGSKSLTIAIESGSERMRQVVNKKLATEEIHAAARYAKEGGLTGLKLYGMVGLPTEDDTDVEATAELLLALKKATPGLRLSLGVSTFVPKAHTPFQWQGVRPEAEKRLKLLAKRLKPKGIELRPESYGWSVIQALLSRSDRRLAPVIAAARGRHESLGGWKQAYRAVREGDAVFEGNPLPPPWEEVIQASWSADRVLPWEHLEGPLPKATLLKHQQEALA
- a CDS encoding ClC family H(+)/Cl(-) exchange transporter, yielding MIGERVSLHPQSWRASRNLERLIEQRWPAVVITLLVTSLGAAVTGLLFKTGVGWLGSWRLRLLELASPWLVLPLLGATGGALSGLMVQQLAPAAAGSGIPHVMRFLARQRVPMQLRVAVVKLVAGIVAIGSGFPLGPEGPSVQMGSSVGWQMARWFKAPPSLMRVIVAAGGGAGIAAVFNAPLGGFFYAIEELLRQAGPVLLLLVFSTAFLGSFWADLMGLAGMGSKAAGIGNGGFQLVSEYSPHLSFMPRDLVYLVVLGAAVALLAELYSRYVVGMQRLGVRWLPDRLVLRMMVGGLVIGLVYAALPAEFRNTAALQHVIADGHVEVDRAIGIFLLLFFGTGLAAATGAPGGLFAPMLTLGGSIGLVAAGWAEVTTGHAPSTFVFAGMAAFIAACARSPITAVFLVFALTKNLLILKPLLVCAVASTVMASILHEQSIYKRQLKLMNSLR
- a CDS encoding right-handed parallel beta-helix repeat-containing protein, which codes for MDFTVSNLNDSGAGSLRWAIGEANQRSGFDQILVDSSLSGGTISLSSDLEIIRDAVAINGLLSESGLAAIALDCNGHQGLIFKGKTAAGSSLNGFALGNASGDGIVLDASNIRIQNNLIGVALDGTTAQSNQGHGITITSRSSNNLIGTLDPLTGVPLDQQRSNVISANGGSGINIEGGDRNRIANNRIGTSADGSADLGNGGHGIRLWNRADHNRIGGAAHDGNDPTQGEFQRPGQGNLISGNTLNGVLISDGSRNNRLLGNFIGTNAEGTSALGNGGDGVAIIKANHNGLIGTTRNQSPFIYYNVVSGNSGNGLRVRNSHAITIHANFFGLGADNATIVANRGDGALIEGTSRNIQYGGVIPLGNVNAGNEGNGINVTDHVRNFITFNTFAGLTAFGGIAPNQQSGIRISSDGGKNQVRTNVMASNARHGLHITGNARDIWVDPNIIGLNTYGTEAIYSEGDQTISWGNNQDGIRVDGNASNILIAGNRRSVIPQNTISNNDGYGIALDGRARNITIDETYVGLASVGIREFGNKQGGINVGPGTRKISIGQAENKTNGNRISGNNGSGISLSNPVNAKLFNNRLRNNTGSGVVFNGGINNTLIGNRANTNQEYGFAISTAQQTNAARNRGQGNGQGLYG
- the acnB gene encoding bifunctional aconitate hydratase 2/2-methylisocitrate dehydratase, whose protein sequence is MVASSFLSDYRAAAAEREALGIPALPLTAAQAQDLTELLQAPPAGEEAFLLHLLSERIPPGVDEAAYVKAGWLSAVAQGKASSPLLSPVEAVNLLATMIGGYNVGALIELLSSADAAIAEAAATGLSRTLLVYDAYNDVLELAASNPYAKRVIDSWAAAEWFTAKPELPAEITVTVFKVEGETNTDDLSPATHATTRPDIPLHATAMLETRMPGGLELISQLKQKGHPVAYVGDVVGTGSSRKSAINSVLWHTGTDIPHVPNKRSGGVVLGGKIAPIFFNTAEDSGALPIECDVTALNSGDVITIRPYAGTIERAAGEPNAGEIVARFELKPSTITDEVRAGGRIPLMIGRALTDKVRAQLGLAASDLFIRPAAPADSGKGFTLAQKMVGKACGLPGVRPGTSCEPLMTTVGSQDTTGPMTRDEMKELACLGFSADLVMQSFCHTAAYPKPVDLKTHAELPDFISSRGGVALRPGDGIIHSWLNRMLLPDTVGTGGDSHTRFPLGISFPAGSGLVAFAAAIGAMPLDMPESVLVKFSGSLQPGVTLRDVVNAIPYVAIQQGLLTVEKAGKKNIFSGRIMEIEGLPDLKLEQAFELTDATAERSCAGSTIKLSVETVSEYLRSNVALLKNMIARGYSDERTLARRIKAMEEWLANPVLMEADADADYAAVIEINLDEISEPILACPNDPDNVKTLSEVAGDQIDEVFIGSCMTNIGHYRAAATVLEGQGENTARLWVCPPTRMDEEMLKQEGYYAIFEKAGSRMEMPGCSLCMGNQARVEDNTTVFSTSTRNFNNRLGNGAQVYLGSAELAAVCAQLGRIPTKDQYLAIAAAKIDPRGAELYRYLNFDQIEGFEDSGRVVSAEQEAKVLAEV